One segment of Curtobacterium poinsettiae DNA contains the following:
- a CDS encoding peptidylprolyl isomerase, whose translation MSLHTAVATIHTNKGDIRVNLFGNHAPKTVKNFVDLATGQQEWTHPGTGKVSTDKLYDGVIFHRIIKDFMIQGGDPLGQGIGGPGYRFDDEISPELTFQNPYIFAMANAGIQGGRGTNGSQFFITTVATPWLQGKHTIFGEVADDESRAVVDAIEGVPTDGRDKPVEDVVIQSIDVEGV comes from the coding sequence ATGTCTCTGCACACCGCTGTCGCAACGATCCACACCAACAAGGGCGACATCCGCGTCAACCTGTTCGGCAACCACGCACCGAAGACCGTCAAGAACTTCGTCGACCTCGCCACGGGCCAGCAGGAGTGGACCCATCCCGGCACGGGCAAGGTCTCGACCGACAAGCTCTACGACGGCGTGATCTTCCACCGCATCATCAAGGACTTCATGATCCAGGGCGGCGACCCGCTCGGCCAGGGCATCGGTGGCCCCGGGTACCGCTTCGACGACGAGATCTCCCCGGAGCTCACGTTCCAGAACCCCTACATCTTCGCCATGGCGAACGCCGGCATCCAGGGCGGCCGCGGCACCAACGGTTCGCAGTTCTTCATCACCACGGTGGCGACGCCGTGGCTGCAGGGCAAGCACACCATCTTCGGTGAGGTCGCCGACGACGAGTCCCGCGCGGTCGTCGACGCGATCGAGGGCGTCCCGACCGACGGTCGTGACAAGCCCGTCGAGGACGTCGTCATCCAGAGCATCGACGTCGAAGGCGTCTGA
- a CDS encoding cell division protein CrgA gives MAKDKDRTKPARTTRADSVDTAGDAPNPVWFKPVMFGFMLIGLVWVIVFYISNATLPVPSLGSWNIVVGFGIMFVGFLMTTRWR, from the coding sequence ATGGCCAAGGACAAGGACCGCACCAAGCCCGCCCGGACGACCCGAGCTGACTCGGTCGACACCGCCGGGGACGCCCCGAACCCGGTGTGGTTTAAGCCGGTCATGTTCGGCTTCATGCTCATCGGTCTGGTGTGGGTGATCGTCTTCTACATCTCGAACGCCACGCTGCCGGTTCCGAGCCTCGGCTCGTGGAACATCGTGGTCGGCTTCGGCATCATGTTCGTCGGCTTCCTCATGACCACCCGGTGGCGCTGA
- the pknB gene encoding Stk1 family PASTA domain-containing Ser/Thr kinase, whose protein sequence is MPEGVTAGITLLANRYEIGDVIGRGGMATVHLGNDTRLGRKVAVKLLKPSLANDPAFRTRFRQEAQAAARMAHPTVVRVYDAGEETVSEPSGAEVQVPFIVMEYVEGRPLSDIIAEGAVAPDEAVRITEGILTALEYSHRAGVVHRDIKPANVMVTHSGQVKVMDFGIARAITDTSATVAQTTSILGTASYFSPEQARGETVDARTDLYSTGVVLFELLTGRAPFLGDTPVAVAYQHVSEQPVAPSTISPDVSPALDAVTLHALVKDRTRRFQNAAEFRSDLQQAAAGRVPASTKKQQQNAANDASTVLFGVDPRTTTNAASAFRELDDDTAEHRPQRTQNRPPVAWIWVGILLTVAVIVAVVFFVANLQPGKPPVSSSVSVPNVAGSTYSAAASAIEKKSLKPVKVEENSDSVDKGTVIRTDPGSGVNVGRNQNVNVVVSLGPERVPVPELNGQSQAAAQQSLDDAGFRLGAISSDYSADVPEGTVLSSDPESGSLHTKGIVINLTISNGKVQLPDVTQQQFSAAKATVEQLGLTVNPAPSYSCTGGLVTQQDTPAGDVAQGSAVTLTYCARSAAPSKAPTSNNDSGGNNGNDDRGDDQGDDGR, encoded by the coding sequence GTGCCAGAAGGTGTGACCGCGGGGATCACGCTCCTCGCCAATCGCTACGAGATCGGTGACGTCATCGGTCGGGGCGGCATGGCGACCGTGCACCTCGGCAACGACACCCGCCTCGGCCGCAAGGTCGCGGTGAAGCTCCTCAAGCCGAGCCTCGCCAACGACCCGGCCTTCCGCACGCGGTTCCGGCAGGAAGCCCAGGCCGCTGCACGCATGGCGCACCCCACCGTCGTCCGCGTGTACGACGCCGGCGAAGAGACGGTGTCCGAGCCGTCGGGCGCCGAGGTGCAGGTCCCCTTCATCGTGATGGAGTACGTCGAGGGCCGTCCGCTCTCCGACATCATCGCCGAGGGCGCCGTCGCCCCGGACGAAGCCGTGCGCATCACCGAGGGCATCCTCACCGCGCTCGAGTACTCGCACCGTGCCGGCGTGGTCCACCGCGACATCAAGCCCGCGAACGTCATGGTGACGCACAGTGGGCAGGTCAAGGTCATGGACTTCGGTATCGCCCGGGCCATCACCGACACCTCGGCGACGGTCGCGCAGACCACGTCGATCCTGGGCACCGCCTCGTACTTCTCGCCGGAGCAGGCCCGCGGCGAGACCGTCGACGCCCGCACCGACCTCTACTCCACCGGTGTCGTGCTCTTCGAGCTCCTCACCGGTCGCGCACCATTCCTCGGGGACACCCCGGTGGCGGTCGCCTACCAGCACGTCAGCGAGCAGCCGGTCGCACCGTCGACGATCTCGCCCGACGTGTCCCCGGCCCTCGACGCCGTGACCCTGCACGCCCTGGTCAAGGACCGCACGCGCCGGTTCCAGAACGCGGCCGAGTTCCGCTCGGACCTGCAGCAGGCTGCAGCCGGCCGGGTGCCCGCGTCCACGAAGAAGCAGCAGCAGAACGCGGCGAACGACGCCTCGACCGTGCTCTTCGGCGTCGACCCCCGGACCACGACCAACGCCGCATCAGCGTTCCGCGAGCTCGACGACGACACCGCCGAGCACCGACCGCAGCGGACGCAGAACCGCCCCCCGGTCGCGTGGATCTGGGTCGGCATCCTGCTCACCGTCGCGGTCATCGTCGCCGTGGTGTTCTTCGTCGCGAACCTCCAGCCGGGCAAGCCGCCGGTGTCGTCCTCGGTCAGCGTGCCGAACGTCGCGGGCTCGACCTACAGCGCCGCGGCCAGTGCCATCGAGAAGAAGTCCCTCAAGCCCGTCAAGGTCGAGGAGAACTCCGACAGCGTCGACAAGGGCACGGTCATCCGGACGGACCCGGGCTCCGGGGTGAACGTCGGACGCAACCAGAACGTCAACGTCGTGGTCTCGCTCGGGCCGGAACGCGTCCCCGTGCCCGAGCTCAACGGGCAATCGCAAGCGGCAGCGCAACAGTCCCTGGACGACGCCGGATTCCGTCTCGGCGCGATCTCGAGCGACTACTCCGCCGACGTCCCCGAGGGCACCGTCCTGAGCTCCGACCCGGAATCGGGTTCCCTGCACACCAAGGGCATCGTGATCAACCTCACGATCTCCAACGGCAAGGTGCAGCTGCCCGACGTCACGCAGCAGCAGTTCTCGGCGGCGAAGGCCACGGTCGAGCAGCTCGGGCTCACCGTGAACCCCGCGCCGTCGTACTCGTGCACCGGCGGACTCGTCACCCAGCAGGACACCCCTGCCGGTGACGTCGCCCAGGGCAGTGCCGTCACGCTCACCTACTGCGCACGCTCCGCGGCGCCGTCGAAGGCCCCGACCTCGAACAACGACAGCGGCGGCAACAACGGGAACGACGACCGCGGTGACGACCAGGGTGACGACGGCCGCTGA
- a CDS encoding anthranilate synthase component II — protein MTRILVVDNYDSFVYTLNGYVQQLGAETDVVRNDAFPESEIADRIAEYDGVLLSPGPGTPAAAGVSIPTVHAAIAAETPLLGVCLGHQAIAEALGATVTHAEELMHGKTSEVDHDDSALFAGVPHPFTATRYHSLAIVDGTVPDELTVTARTEGGVIMGVQHRAHPVFGVQFHPESVLTEGGYRMVGNWLETTGLTGAAERAADLGPLIAAHRA, from the coding sequence ATGACCAGGATCCTCGTCGTCGACAACTACGACAGCTTCGTCTACACGCTCAACGGGTACGTGCAGCAGCTCGGTGCCGAGACCGACGTCGTGCGCAACGACGCCTTCCCCGAGTCCGAGATCGCCGACCGCATCGCGGAGTACGACGGCGTCCTCCTGTCGCCCGGTCCCGGGACACCGGCCGCCGCCGGCGTCTCGATCCCCACGGTGCACGCGGCCATCGCTGCCGAGACCCCGCTGCTCGGCGTCTGCCTGGGGCACCAGGCCATCGCGGAGGCACTCGGTGCCACGGTCACGCACGCCGAGGAGCTCATGCACGGCAAGACCTCCGAGGTCGACCACGACGACAGCGCGCTCTTCGCCGGCGTCCCGCACCCCTTCACGGCCACGCGGTACCACTCGCTCGCGATCGTCGACGGCACCGTCCCCGACGAGCTCACCGTGACCGCACGGACCGAGGGCGGTGTCATCATGGGCGTCCAGCACCGCGCGCACCCCGTGTTCGGCGTGCAGTTCCACCCGGAGTCGGTCTTGACCGAGGGTGGCTACCGCATGGTGGGCAACTGGCTCGAGACCACCGGGCTGACCGGAGCCGCCGAGCGCGCCGCCGACCTCGGCCCGCTCATCGCGGCCCACCGCGCCTGA
- the gyrB gene encoding DNA topoisomerase (ATP-hydrolyzing) subunit B: MAAESEDDRQNPLGAETPQSEPSYGADQIQVLEGLEAVRKRPGMYIGSTGPRGLHHLVQEIVDNSVDEALAGYCDTIDVSIREDGGVRVVDNGRGIPVDVHAAEGVSTLQVVLTVLHAGGKFGGGGYAVSGGLHGVGSSVVNALSSELDVEVRRQGHVWRQSYTDGVPVAPVSKDEATDETGTTITFWPNAEIFESVVFDYETLRTRFQQMAFLNKGLRINLRDERTPEEGEEARNDTFMYERGLADYVEFINAQKKADLVHPDVIGFEAEDPERKIALEVAMQWNTSYQESVHTFANTINTHEGGTHEEGFRAALTTLVNRYAREAKIIKEKDDNLTGDDIREGLTAVISVKLGEPQFEGQTKTKLGNTEAKSFVQRVVGTELTHWFESNPTQARDVVRKAIQASQARLAARKARETTRRKGLLESGGMPGKLKDCQSKDPTVSEIFMVEGDSAGGSAVQGRNPMTQAILPLRGKILNVEKARLDRALANQEIQSMITAFGAGIGEDFDPDKARYHKIVLMADADVDGQHITTLLLTLLFRYMRPLIEHGYVYLAQPPLYRLKWSNSAHEYVFSDRERDALMQAGLAAGKRIPKDNGIQRYKGLGEMDYKELWDTTMNPDTRTLLQVTLEDAAAVDSVFSTLMGEDVDARRQFIQQNAKDVRFLDI; this comes from the coding sequence ATGGCAGCAGAATCTGAAGACGACCGGCAGAATCCGCTCGGTGCGGAGACCCCGCAGAGCGAACCGTCCTACGGCGCAGACCAGATTCAGGTGCTCGAGGGGCTGGAAGCCGTCCGCAAGCGCCCCGGTATGTACATCGGTTCGACCGGCCCGCGCGGACTGCACCACCTGGTCCAGGAGATCGTCGACAACTCGGTCGACGAAGCCCTCGCCGGGTACTGCGACACCATCGATGTGAGCATCCGCGAAGACGGTGGCGTCCGCGTCGTCGACAACGGCCGTGGCATCCCGGTCGACGTCCACGCGGCCGAGGGGGTCTCGACCCTCCAGGTCGTCCTCACCGTCCTGCACGCCGGCGGCAAGTTCGGCGGTGGCGGCTACGCCGTCTCCGGTGGTCTGCACGGCGTCGGTTCGTCCGTCGTGAACGCACTGAGCTCCGAACTCGACGTCGAGGTCCGTCGACAGGGCCACGTCTGGCGGCAGAGCTACACCGACGGCGTCCCCGTCGCGCCCGTCTCGAAGGACGAGGCGACCGACGAGACCGGTACGACGATCACGTTCTGGCCGAACGCCGAGATCTTCGAGTCCGTCGTCTTCGACTACGAGACCCTGCGCACGCGCTTCCAGCAGATGGCCTTCCTGAACAAGGGCCTGCGGATCAACCTGCGCGACGAGCGCACCCCGGAAGAAGGGGAAGAGGCCCGCAACGACACCTTCATGTACGAGCGTGGCCTCGCCGACTACGTCGAGTTCATCAACGCGCAGAAGAAGGCCGACCTCGTCCACCCCGACGTCATCGGCTTCGAGGCCGAGGACCCGGAGCGCAAGATCGCGCTCGAGGTCGCGATGCAGTGGAACACCTCCTACCAGGAGAGCGTCCACACCTTCGCGAACACGATCAACACGCACGAGGGCGGGACCCACGAAGAGGGCTTCCGCGCAGCGCTCACGACCCTCGTCAACCGCTACGCGCGCGAGGCGAAGATCATCAAGGAGAAGGACGACAACCTCACGGGTGACGACATCCGCGAAGGACTCACCGCCGTCATCTCCGTCAAGCTCGGCGAGCCGCAGTTCGAGGGGCAGACGAAGACCAAGCTCGGCAACACCGAGGCGAAGTCCTTCGTGCAGCGCGTCGTCGGCACCGAGCTGACCCACTGGTTCGAGAGCAACCCGACGCAGGCGCGCGACGTCGTCCGCAAGGCGATCCAGGCGTCGCAGGCGCGGCTCGCTGCCCGCAAGGCGCGCGAGACCACCCGCCGCAAGGGGCTGCTCGAGTCGGGCGGCATGCCCGGCAAGCTCAAGGACTGCCAGTCGAAGGACCCGACGGTGTCGGAGATCTTCATGGTCGAGGGTGACTCCGCCGGCGGTTCCGCCGTGCAGGGCCGCAACCCGATGACCCAGGCGATCCTGCCCCTGCGCGGCAAGATCCTGAACGTCGAGAAGGCCCGGCTCGACCGCGCCCTCGCCAACCAGGAGATCCAGTCGATGATCACGGCGTTCGGTGCCGGCATCGGTGAGGACTTCGACCCGGACAAGGCCCGCTACCACAAGATCGTGCTGATGGCCGATGCCGACGTGGACGGCCAGCACATCACGACGCTGCTGCTCACCCTGCTGTTCCGCTACATGCGTCCGCTCATCGAGCACGGCTACGTGTACCTCGCGCAGCCGCCGCTGTACCGCCTGAAGTGGTCGAACTCGGCGCACGAGTACGTCTTCAGTGACCGGGAGCGCGATGCCCTGATGCAGGCCGGTCTCGCCGCCGGCAAGCGCATCCCGAAGGACAACGGGATCCAGCGCTACAAGGGCCTCGGCGAGATGGACTACAAGGAGCTCTGGGACACCACGATGAACCCGGACACGCGCACGCTCCTGCAGGTCACGCTGGAGGACGCGGCAGCTGTGGACAGCGTCTTCTCGACGCTGATGGGCGAGGACGTCGACGCACGTCGCCAGTTCATCCAGCAGAACGCCAAGGACGTCCGCTTCCTCGACATCTAA
- the gyrA gene encoding DNA gyrase subunit A has product MADDNENGADELPEIVHGDSGDIVVSGDRISQVDLQLEMQRSYLDYAMSVIVGRALPEVRDGLKPVHRRVIYAMFDGGYRPDRAFSKCSRVVGDVMGQFHPHGDSAIYDALVRLVQPWSLRYPLALGQGNFGSPGNDGAAAPRYTETKMAPLALEMVRDIDEDTVDFQDNYDGRTQEPAILPARFPNLLVNGSVGIAVGMATNIPPHNLREVAEGAKWALDNPDATREELLTALMQRIKGPDFPTGAQVLGTKGIQDAYRTGRGSITMRAVVSVEEIQGRTCLVVTELPYQVNPDNLAIKIAELVKDGKLAGVADIRDETSGRTGQRLVIVLKRDAVAKVVLNNLYKHTQLQENFGANMLAIVDGVPRTLPLDGFISAWVAHQVDVIVRRTQFRLREAEKRAHILRGYLAALDALDEVIALIRRSPDVEEARTGLMDLLSVDEIQARAILELQLRRLAALERQKIHDEAEELERKIADFQDILGSESRQRSIIRDELSEIVDRFGDDRRTEIMLGYDGDMSMEDLIPEEEMVVTITRGGYVKRTRSDQYRSQHRGGRGVRGAQLRADDIVEHFFVTTTHHWLLFLTDQGRVYRAKAYELQEAGRDAKGQHVANLLAMQPDEQIQQVLDIRDYEVAQYLVLATEHGLVKKTALTEYDTNRTGGIIAINLRDGDKLRQALLVDEHDDLLLVSRQGMSLRFTATNDTLRPMGRSTSGVKGMSFRDGDSLLAARVVSDDGFVWVMTEGGYAKRTAVDQYRVQGRGGLGIKVAKLAVDRGDLVGALIVGEDDEVLVVLQSGKVVRSAVAEVPAKGRDTMGVVFARFAENDRIIAVARNTERNLDDQDDAEIEPAGPVETVSPAEAAPDSTDPIDTEPVADEAGEDQSSNE; this is encoded by the coding sequence ATGGCTGACGACAACGAGAACGGCGCCGACGAGCTGCCCGAGATCGTCCACGGCGACAGCGGGGACATCGTCGTCTCCGGTGACCGCATCTCGCAGGTCGACCTGCAGCTCGAGATGCAGCGCTCGTACCTCGACTACGCGATGTCGGTCATCGTCGGTCGTGCCCTGCCGGAGGTCCGCGACGGCCTCAAGCCGGTGCACCGCCGTGTGATCTACGCCATGTTCGACGGCGGCTACCGCCCGGACCGGGCGTTCTCGAAGTGCTCCCGCGTCGTCGGTGACGTCATGGGTCAGTTCCACCCGCACGGTGACTCCGCGATCTACGACGCCCTGGTCCGCCTGGTGCAGCCGTGGTCGCTCCGGTACCCGCTCGCGCTCGGCCAGGGCAACTTCGGTTCGCCGGGCAACGACGGCGCCGCCGCCCCGCGGTACACCGAGACGAAGATGGCGCCGCTCGCGCTCGAGATGGTCCGCGACATCGACGAGGACACCGTCGACTTCCAGGACAACTACGACGGCCGCACCCAGGAGCCGGCGATCCTGCCGGCCCGGTTCCCGAACCTGCTCGTCAACGGGTCGGTCGGCATCGCGGTCGGCATGGCCACGAACATCCCGCCGCACAACCTGCGCGAGGTCGCCGAGGGCGCGAAGTGGGCACTCGACAACCCCGATGCCACCCGTGAGGAACTGCTCACCGCGCTCATGCAGCGCATCAAGGGCCCGGACTTCCCGACGGGTGCGCAGGTGCTCGGCACCAAGGGGATCCAGGACGCCTACCGCACCGGCCGTGGGTCGATCACCATGCGTGCCGTCGTCTCGGTGGAGGAGATCCAGGGTCGAACCTGCCTCGTCGTCACCGAGCTGCCGTACCAGGTCAACCCCGACAACCTGGCGATCAAGATCGCCGAGCTCGTCAAGGACGGCAAGCTCGCCGGTGTCGCCGACATCCGTGACGAGACCTCCGGTCGCACCGGGCAGCGCCTGGTCATCGTGCTGAAGCGCGATGCCGTCGCCAAGGTCGTCCTGAACAACCTGTACAAGCACACGCAGCTGCAGGAGAACTTCGGCGCGAACATGCTCGCCATCGTCGACGGGGTGCCCCGCACCCTGCCGCTCGACGGCTTCATCTCGGCGTGGGTCGCGCACCAGGTCGACGTCATCGTCCGCCGCACGCAGTTCCGTCTGCGCGAGGCCGAGAAGCGTGCCCACATCCTGCGCGGCTACCTGGCTGCGCTGGACGCCCTCGACGAGGTCATCGCGCTCATCCGTCGCTCGCCCGACGTCGAAGAGGCCCGCACCGGCCTGATGGACCTGCTGTCCGTCGACGAGATCCAGGCGCGCGCGATCCTCGAGCTGCAGCTCCGTCGTCTCGCCGCCCTCGAGCGGCAGAAGATCCACGACGAGGCCGAGGAACTCGAGCGCAAGATCGCCGACTTCCAGGACATCCTCGGTTCGGAGAGCCGTCAGCGCTCGATCATCCGTGACGAGCTGAGCGAGATCGTCGACCGCTTCGGCGACGACCGACGCACCGAGATCATGCTCGGCTACGACGGCGACATGTCGATGGAAGACCTGATCCCCGAAGAGGAGATGGTCGTCACCATCACCCGTGGTGGTTACGTCAAGCGCACGCGAAGCGACCAGTACCGCTCGCAGCACCGCGGCGGCCGGGGTGTCCGCGGTGCTCAGCTCCGCGCCGACGACATCGTCGAGCACTTCTTCGTCACGACGACGCACCACTGGCTCCTGTTCCTCACCGACCAGGGCCGGGTCTACCGCGCCAAGGCGTACGAGCTGCAGGAAGCCGGCCGCGACGCGAAGGGCCAGCACGTCGCGAACCTGCTCGCGATGCAGCCCGACGAGCAGATCCAGCAGGTGCTCGACATCCGCGACTACGAGGTCGCGCAGTACCTCGTGCTCGCGACCGAGCACGGCCTGGTGAAGAAGACCGCGCTCACCGAGTACGACACGAACCGCACCGGCGGCATCATCGCGATCAACCTGCGCGACGGCGACAAGCTCCGTCAGGCGCTGCTCGTCGACGAGCACGACGACCTGCTCCTGGTGTCCCGCCAGGGCATGTCGCTCCGGTTCACGGCGACGAACGACACCCTGCGCCCGATGGGTCGTTCGACCTCGGGTGTGAAGGGCATGTCCTTCCGCGACGGCGACTCGCTGCTCGCGGCCCGGGTCGTCTCCGATGACGGCTTCGTCTGGGTGATGACCGAGGGAGGCTACGCCAAGCGCACCGCGGTCGACCAGTACCGGGTGCAGGGCCGTGGTGGCCTGGGCATCAAGGTTGCCAAGTTGGCGGTCGACCGAGGCGATCTTGTGGGCGCTCTCATCGTCGGCGAGGACGACGAGGTGCTCGTCGTGCTGCAATCGGGCAAGGTGGTAAGGTCTGCCGTGGCCGAGGTCCCTGCCAAGGGCCGTGACACGATGGGCGTCGTCTTCGCGAGGTTCGCGGAGAACGACCGGATCATCGCGGTGGCCCGGAACACCGAGCGGAACCTGGACGACCAGGACGACGCCGAGATCGAGCCCGCGGGCCCGGTGGAGACGGTCAGCCCAGCCGAAGCGGCCCCGGATTCCACTGATCCCATCGACACCGAGCCCGTCGCAGACGAGGCCGGAGAGGACCAGTCAAGCAATGAGTAG
- a CDS encoding DUF3566 domain-containing protein, which yields MSSVAEKLQKKAKRPVGTRQVRLRLVYVDFWSMVKLSFLIALAGSIVIVVATALVWVILNQTGVFTQVDALLKDVTGQNSYSIMDQFSLGQVLGFSIVVGILNVVVGTVLGAIVSVLYNLSVRITGGLLVGFTNN from the coding sequence ATGAGTAGTGTCGCCGAGAAGCTCCAGAAGAAGGCGAAGCGTCCCGTCGGCACCCGCCAGGTGCGGTTGCGACTGGTCTACGTCGACTTCTGGTCGATGGTGAAGCTGAGCTTCCTCATCGCCCTGGCCGGCAGCATCGTGATCGTGGTCGCCACGGCACTGGTGTGGGTCATCCTGAACCAGACGGGTGTGTTCACCCAGGTCGACGCCCTGTTGAAGGACGTGACCGGTCAGAACAGTTACTCGATCATGGACCAGTTCTCGCTGGGCCAGGTCCTCGGGTTCTCCATCGTCGTGGGCATCCTCAACGTGGTCGTCGGCACCGTGCTCGGCGCCATCGTGAGCGTGCTCTACAACCTCAGTGTTCGGATCACGGGCGGTCTGCTCGTGGGCTTCACGAACAACTGA
- a CDS encoding DUF721 domain-containing protein: MPKPRKPTEPSQVYRHLRAVFGDPSKRGTDARRRRAREFDADTVPYGRGREPKGLADIVGSLAQELGWTEPLARSELFVDWPSVVGEELAKHSRPVTIDDGALVIRCDSTAWATQLRLMRATVTTTIAERHPEAGVQSIRVSGPDAPTWKRGPRTVQGRGPRDTYG, translated from the coding sequence ATGCCGAAGCCCCGCAAGCCCACCGAACCCTCGCAGGTGTACCGCCACCTGCGCGCGGTGTTCGGCGACCCGTCCAAGCGCGGCACCGATGCCCGCCGCCGCCGCGCCCGCGAGTTCGACGCCGACACCGTGCCGTACGGGCGCGGCCGCGAGCCGAAGGGCCTCGCGGACATCGTCGGATCGCTCGCCCAGGAGCTCGGTTGGACGGAACCCCTGGCCCGCTCCGAGCTCTTCGTCGACTGGCCGAGCGTCGTCGGTGAGGAACTGGCGAAGCACTCCCGCCCGGTCACCATCGACGACGGCGCGCTCGTCATCCGGTGCGATTCGACGGCCTGGGCGACCCAGCTCCGACTGATGCGCGCGACGGTCACGACGACCATCGCGGAACGGCACCCCGAAGCGGGGGTCCAATCGATCAGGGTTTCCGGCCCGGACGCCCCCACGTGGAAACGCGGCCCCAGGACGGTCCAGGGGCGCGGTCCTCGCGACACCTACGGTTGA
- a CDS encoding rhomboid family intramembrane serine protease has product MTDQAYNPNNTCYRHPDRQSFVLCQRCGRTICPECQTPAAVGVHCPECVREQRAQFAANRRASGAPSGFTVARRRFAMLDQKGTTVIVAITVAIWLLDQVSGRFFTSLLAYNSFLLPTQPWRVVTSLFVHSGIFHILFNMWALWIFGRMLENMLGTWRFVALYFITGIFGSMLVTFLAPGTTVLGASGAIFGLFAAFFVLQRSLGNNAVQLLVLMGLNLVIGFLPGVNISWQAHVGGIIGGFLMGFVFAQTRNIRKRPLQIALIIGAAVLGIALTAVGYAVTIG; this is encoded by the coding sequence GTGACCGACCAGGCGTACAACCCGAACAACACCTGCTACCGGCATCCGGACCGGCAGAGCTTCGTGCTCTGCCAGCGCTGTGGGCGGACGATCTGCCCGGAGTGCCAGACGCCGGCGGCAGTCGGGGTGCACTGCCCGGAGTGCGTGCGTGAACAGCGCGCACAGTTCGCAGCGAACCGCCGAGCGTCCGGAGCCCCCAGCGGGTTCACGGTCGCTCGGCGGCGTTTCGCCATGCTCGACCAGAAGGGCACGACCGTCATCGTGGCGATCACGGTGGCGATCTGGTTGCTCGACCAGGTCAGCGGGCGGTTCTTCACGAGCTTGCTCGCCTACAACTCGTTCCTGCTGCCGACGCAGCCCTGGCGTGTGGTGACCTCGCTGTTCGTGCACTCGGGCATCTTCCACATCCTGTTCAACATGTGGGCGCTCTGGATCTTCGGTCGCATGCTCGAGAACATGCTCGGTACCTGGCGGTTCGTGGCCCTGTACTTCATCACGGGGATCTTCGGGTCCATGCTCGTCACCTTCCTGGCGCCGGGGACGACCGTGCTGGGTGCTTCGGGTGCGATCTTCGGGCTGTTCGCCGCGTTCTTCGTGCTGCAGCGCAGCCTGGGGAACAACGCCGTGCAGCTCCTCGTGCTCATGGGACTGAACCTGGTCATCGGGTTCCTGCCCGGCGTCAACATCTCGTGGCAGGCGCACGTCGGCGGCATCATCGGCGGCTTCCTGATGGGCTTCGTCTTCGCACAGACGCGCAACATCCGGAAGCGTCCGCTGCAGATCGCGCTGATCATCGGCGCGGCGGTGCTCGGCATCGCGCTCACCGCCGTGGGGTACGCGGTCACGATCGGCTGA